The following are encoded together in the Drosophila takahashii strain IR98-3 E-12201 chromosome X, DtakHiC1v2, whole genome shotgun sequence genome:
- the LOC108063525 gene encoding COMM domain-containing protein 3: protein MASSPALDAEPSLLSATVVAGLKNLGAIISPPLTKLLIANSLKLTLHPDATIAPVPEIYANNAACAKQSEYAVVTLYAVATKHNWDGMQLRQQLEQLDSLDASAIDELCRVYEDNRRELLLRQLQVGHSFPHITDIQWRIVCDVKSSTSDCSSGVASFHINLGNFRPSSGERETIVEFVCNAEELQSLINRLKEIERHCSQVA, encoded by the exons ATGGCCAGCTCCCCAGCCTTGGATGCAGAGCCCAGCCTGCTCTCGGCCACCGTGGTGGCGGGTCTAAAGAACCTGGGAGCCATCATCTCGCCGCCGCTGACCAAGTTGCTCATTGCGAACTCGCTGAAACTGACCCTTCATCCGGATGCCA CAATTGCTCCCGTGCCCGAGATCTATGCCAACAATGCCGCCTGCGCCAAACAGAGCGAGTACGCGGTGGTCACCCTCTACGCGGTGGCCACCAAGCACAACTGGGATGGGATGCAGTTGCGCCAGCAGCTGGAGCAACTGGATTCGCTGGACGCCAGCGCCATTGACGAACTGTGCCGCGTGTACGAGGACAATCGCAGGGAGCTCCTCCTCCGGCAGCTGCAGGTGGGCCACAGTTTTCCGCACATCACCGACATCCAGTGGCGCATCGTCTGCGACGTCAAGTCCTCCACCTCCGACTGCAGCTCGGGCGTGGCCAGCTTCCACATCAATCTGGGCAACTTCCGGCCGAGCAGCGGCGAGCGGGAGACGATCGTGGAGTTCGTTTGCAACGCCGAGGAGCTGCAGTCGCTGATCAATAGGCTCAAGGAGATCGAGCGGCACTGCAGCCAGGTGGCCTAA